Within Candidatus Neomarinimicrobiota bacterium, the genomic segment TGAAGCATCATAATTTCGTCATAATAATGCTACATTTCACAAGAAGTTGCTGGCAATTCAACCACTTACAAAAGGCAACTATGCCATTCAAGAATCTATTGTTAGCAGAATATTACAGTGTACATATAGTACTGTATTTTATAATTTTACAAATATAACTGATATACGTCGTAAGGTTTTTCCTGATTAAAATATAGGGAATACCTCTTGGAATAGGGGGGTTGTTGTTCTAATTTTAAGACATCTTAGTGGAATCGCTCTTTGTAATTGTTACATATAATCAATTAGCATATTTATGTTACATTTTTTTATATATATGTTTATTATGCACTTATGGCATAAGCTTCGTGTTGGCACAACCTTTGAACTTAAATAAGACCATGACGCGATTGTATTTATCAAAAACACTAAAATGCGATTCGCTGAACAAACGTAAAAAAAAAGTCCTTAGAGGAGGATATTAAAAATGAAAAGAAATAGTGGTTTTTCACTAGTCGAACTGATGATCGTTATTGTGATCATCGGTGTATTGGCAGCTGTTGCAGTGCCAATCTATAGCAACAACGTAATGAAAGCTAAAATGAGTGAAGCTGATGCAGCTCTCGGAAGTATCAGAACACAGCTTCGTGTGTACTATGGCGAAAATGGAGCATATCCTGTTGCCGCTTCTGGCACCACAATCGTTGGTGCAGCCTGGAACGACATCAATACTGGTGAGCTCAACGGTAAGTACTTCGCCGATGCTTCATATACCTATTATGGGTATGCATCCGGTGATTCCTTCACTGTCACTTGTGCAGCTGGATCGATCCTGGAATCTGATCGTACACTTGATCAGTCAGGTACTTTAGCCGGTGGTATTGAATAGTACGACTAGTTTATTTATGGTAAACTAGGTTTTTTGAAACTGATGAATAATCAAGGTTATACCCTCGTTGAGGTTATGGTCTCTGCTACGCTCTTAGCAATCATTGTCCTTGGTACTATGCAGTACTTTACATTGAGTCGCTGGGAAGTGGAAAAGGGAATCAGAGCTCAACTAGCCTGGGCCAATATGGCCTCCCGTATGGAAAAAGCCATAGACCTTGGTTACGATTCTCTTCAAGATAGTCTACCTGAGACTTCGGTATCCCTGATACTTAACGGTATTCAGGGATACCGTACTACTATCGTCACTTCAGTTGATGATAGTTCTGATGGATATTGGCCCGCTGACACCTCCCTACCCGATTACTACGATGTAACCATAAAATTTGCCTGGTTTAGAACCAACAACATCACTGATAGTTTAAGCTGCAGCTTCTCTGAAGAACGCGGCTGGACTTATTGATGAACATGCGCTCCCGCAACAATCGAGGTTTTTCTCTCGTTGAGCTGACATCAGCAATGGTTGCCAGTGCAATTTTGGTCCTTGGGTTTGGATCCGTTATTGTAATGAGTCGTCAACAGTTAACAGATACAAACACTCGCGTTGGCTTGGGATACGATCAGGTCATTATTGATCGGTATGTCCGCACAAAACTCACATCCACAGTAAGCGATTCCATGCGCATTTATGCGGATTCCACGGCTGAAGCATCTAATACTACCAGTACCTCAGGAACCATCCTCAGGGCGGTTGATGCGGATTCCACCATTTATCATCTCAAACTTGCTAACAATACACTCCTGTGGGTTACTGATGATTCAGTTACTCATAACCCTGTTGATAGCAGGATATCAGATCTTCTTTTTACAGAGCGAGTAGGGAACATTAACAAAATCTTAAATGTCAGCATGAATTTAATCTCTGATGAAGACACGCTTGCTGTCGCCTGGACCCTAACACTCAGAAATTAGCTTTACCCCGCTTTCAATTTGGACAACTCTCATTCTTAGGCTTTGCCTTCTAAGTTCTGCATAACATCGATGACCACTGAGACCATAGCTCTTGACGCTCCTCCCATTTAAACAACCACCAATATGAATACAGTGAACAAGGATGTCATCATACCTGCTGCTCCCTTCAATATCTCGAATAGTGATCCTTCCACTATTTCACATGTAGTAAGATTTTCTCAAATCCGTGAATAGCGCCATACTGTGGCTACCTAATAAATTTACTCCTGTATGTCCTTTGTGATATTTGATACCTGATGGACGGTGGAGGCTCTTCCAGAAGGACATAACTTCTCCAGGAAGAGATACAATCCCCTCGTGGCAATCTGAAGCAGTTGGATCTAAAAGTAGTGGCTAGCGTCCATTAAGTAATCGACAGGCTTCAGGGAGCCCCTAGAACTGAGTGTTACATCCTTTGACCAAATGGGGAGGGTGTTCATGCCCCCAAAATAGTATTCAGATATATGATGTTTTTAGTCTGTTCTCAATAATACACACTTTTTTCTATTATATGCACCTTATTTTATATACTTTCACTTATTATTAGATTATGCCTCCCGTCATAATCCCTTAAACAACGTAATATTTTTAATACATAATCCCTGGATTAGGAGATTTTGAGAGTTTGTCTTATCCCGATGTTAAGCTTCACTATTGAATATGCATACAAATTATTACACTTACATATCATACTGTATTATATATGGTTATGCTGTCCTCAGTCTTGTATTTCAGTGACTTTTTGACGTTTTAAGCCCTCTTTTTCTCATGATTCTATTCATCATGTTGTAATTTTATGACATATTTTGATTACATCCAGGTTG encodes:
- a CDS encoding prepilin-type N-terminal cleavage/methylation domain-containing protein, with the translated sequence MKRNSGFSLVELMIVIVIIGVLAAVAVPIYSNNVMKAKMSEADAALGSIRTQLRVYYGENGAYPVAASGTTIVGAAWNDINTGELNGKYFADASYTYYGYASGDSFTVTCAAGSILESDRTLDQSGTLAGGIE
- a CDS encoding prepilin-type N-terminal cleavage/methylation domain-containing protein; amino-acid sequence: MNNQGYTLVEVMVSATLLAIIVLGTMQYFTLSRWEVEKGIRAQLAWANMASRMEKAIDLGYDSLQDSLPETSVSLILNGIQGYRTTIVTSVDDSSDGYWPADTSLPDYYDVTIKFAWFRTNNITDSLSCSFSEERGWTY
- a CDS encoding prepilin-type N-terminal cleavage/methylation domain-containing protein; its protein translation is MNMRSRNNRGFSLVELTSAMVASAILVLGFGSVIVMSRQQLTDTNTRVGLGYDQVIIDRYVRTKLTSTVSDSMRIYADSTAEASNTTSTSGTILRAVDADSTIYHLKLANNTLLWVTDDSVTHNPVDSRISDLLFTERVGNINKILNVSMNLISDEDTLAVAWTLTLRN